Proteins encoded by one window of Vibrio panuliri:
- a CDS encoding type II toxin-antitoxin system Phd/YefM family antitoxin, with the protein MRIVSFTEARNSLKAVLDGVVNDADTTIITRRDSEDAVVMSLDYYNSLMETVHLLRSPQNAEHLNRSIAQYRAGKTTARELIDE; encoded by the coding sequence ATGAGAATCGTATCTTTTACTGAAGCTAGAAACAGTCTTAAAGCGGTTTTAGACGGTGTTGTTAATGATGCTGACACCACTATAATTACTCGCCGTGACTCAGAAGATGCAGTAGTTATGTCCCTAGATTATTACAATAGTCTTATGGAGACCGTCCATTTACTTCGCTCACCACAAAATGCTGAACATTTAAATCGTTCTATAGCGCAGTATCGTGCTGGTAAAACCACGGCACGAGAGTTGATAGATGAGTAG
- a CDS encoding YcjX family GTP-binding protein: MKSIKQEVNDFLHRSLDSHVRIAVTGLSRAGKTAFITSLVNQLLHTSTHNQLPLLSATRDKRVIGAKREPQTNMMVPRFAYDEAMGQLHAEQPNWPEPTRDVSEIRLAIKYKPTRKTKKLLGSTATLHFDIIDYPGEWLLDLPLLDMDFEQWCNSQFSALSGQRLELAKPWLEALDSFDLSAEVNEVELQAVAQIYTDYLHACKAAGLHWVQPGRFVLPGELEGAPVLQFFPVRFNAEEKTARTSNLAMLKARYQEYQNKVVKAFYKHHFATFDRQIVLVDCLQPLNAGYESFMDMRAALEQLMHSFRYGRSSMLKRLFAPRIDKVLFAATKADHVTPEQHTNLVSLLQQMVHPAWQTASFENIEMSCISMASIQATKTGFIANGDQSIPAIQGTDVNDAPLTVYPGEVPRKLPSSDYWKHKGFEFTAFKPMPSHQDEPLPHIRMDKALEYLLGDKLK; this comes from the coding sequence ATGAAAAGTATTAAGCAAGAAGTGAACGATTTTCTGCATCGTAGTCTAGATTCTCACGTCCGAATTGCCGTTACAGGCTTATCAAGGGCGGGTAAAACGGCATTCATCACTTCGCTGGTTAATCAACTGCTTCATACTTCGACTCACAACCAACTGCCGCTGCTGAGTGCAACCCGTGATAAGCGCGTGATTGGCGCAAAGCGAGAGCCGCAAACCAACATGATGGTGCCGCGCTTTGCCTATGATGAAGCGATGGGACAACTCCATGCAGAGCAACCTAATTGGCCAGAGCCGACAAGGGATGTGAGTGAAATCCGCTTGGCAATTAAGTATAAGCCAACGCGCAAAACCAAAAAATTGCTCGGTAGCACCGCGACATTGCATTTCGATATCATCGATTATCCGGGAGAGTGGTTGCTTGATTTACCGTTACTGGATATGGATTTTGAACAGTGGTGTAACAGCCAATTCTCAGCTTTATCTGGTCAGCGACTTGAGCTAGCAAAACCGTGGCTTGAAGCATTGGACTCGTTTGATCTTAGTGCGGAAGTGAACGAAGTAGAGTTACAGGCAGTGGCACAGATCTACACTGATTATTTGCATGCGTGTAAAGCGGCAGGGTTGCACTGGGTACAGCCGGGTCGTTTTGTTTTGCCCGGAGAGTTGGAAGGTGCGCCAGTGTTGCAGTTTTTCCCAGTGCGCTTCAACGCAGAAGAAAAAACGGCACGTACAAGCAACCTCGCGATGCTCAAAGCGCGTTATCAGGAGTATCAAAACAAAGTCGTGAAAGCGTTTTATAAGCACCACTTTGCGACATTTGACCGTCAGATCGTGTTGGTTGATTGCTTGCAACCCCTCAACGCTGGTTATGAGTCTTTTATGGATATGCGTGCTGCGTTAGAGCAACTGATGCACAGTTTTCGTTACGGTCGCAGTAGCATGCTTAAACGCTTGTTTGCACCGCGTATTGATAAAGTGCTGTTTGCCGCCACTAAAGCGGATCATGTTACGCCAGAACAGCACACCAATTTGGTTTCGCTTTTGCAGCAGATGGTGCACCCAGCGTGGCAAACGGCTTCGTTTGAAAATATCGAGATGAGTTGCATCTCAATGGCGTCGATTCAGGCGACAAAAACAGGCTTTATCGCCAATGGAGATCAGTCGATACCGGCGATTCAAGGGACGGATGTTAATGATGCTCCGTTGACGGTTTATCCAGGGGAAGTGCCGAGGAAATTACCGTCCTCCGACTATTGGAAACACAAGGGGTTTGAGTTTACCGCATTCAAACCGATGCCTAGCCATCAAGATGAACCATTACCCCATATTCGAATGGATAAAGCGCTCGAATATCTGCTTGGAGACAAACTGAAATGA
- the tyrR gene encoding transcriptional regulator TyrR, which yields MRLEVLCEDRLGLTRELLNILASRNLDLRGIEIDISGIIYLNCPDIDFDTFSELMAEIRRISGVKDVRKIQFMPMERHNTELISLLNNLPEPVLSIDLRGNVDMANQAALSLFNLEEQEVISQQISHVLPSFNFSKWAEGKITRQRENIVINGLDYVMEIMPVYIETETQESILASTVMIIRATQDKSLLKQMLPMQSNLGFEHFVGISNRHKALMSQAKKLANMDQPLLIQGETGTGKEMLARACHNRSDRAEQPFLVLSCASMPDDVAETELFGHGSATSTHKGIFEQANGGTVFLDEIGEMSPHLQIKLLRLLQDGRFRRVGEEHEVQVDVRVIASTRHKLADLAESGSFREDLFYRLNVLTVHIPPLRERTTDIEPLLEMFVAKYVSQLGMTRPNMADDLIDQLNSYNWPGNMRQLENMVLRALTELESDTLTVELFHLPQMEAAVAAGATLSLDGSLDEIMKEYESKVLERLYQSFPSSRKLAKRLDVSHTSVANKLREYGIRKI from the coding sequence GTGCGTCTAGAAGTTTTATGTGAAGACAGACTCGGTTTAACTCGTGAGTTGCTCAATATTCTAGCTTCGAGAAATCTCGATTTGCGCGGTATCGAAATTGATATCTCGGGCATTATTTATCTCAATTGCCCTGATATTGATTTTGATACATTCAGTGAACTTATGGCAGAGATCCGTCGAATCTCTGGTGTAAAAGATGTACGCAAGATCCAGTTTATGCCAATGGAAAGGCATAACACTGAGTTGATTTCTTTGCTTAATAACTTACCAGAGCCAGTACTTTCGATTGACCTTCGCGGCAATGTGGATATGGCTAACCAAGCGGCATTGAGCCTGTTTAATCTGGAAGAGCAGGAAGTCATTTCTCAACAAATCAGCCATGTTTTACCAAGCTTTAATTTTAGCAAATGGGCTGAAGGAAAAATTACACGTCAGCGCGAAAACATTGTTATCAATGGTCTTGACTATGTAATGGAAATTATGCCTGTCTACATCGAGACAGAAACACAAGAATCCATTCTGGCAAGTACGGTAATGATCATTCGTGCGACTCAAGATAAGTCGCTGCTCAAGCAGATGTTACCAATGCAGAGTAACCTTGGCTTTGAGCACTTTGTTGGTATTTCGAACCGCCATAAAGCGCTGATGAGCCAAGCCAAGAAACTGGCGAACATGGATCAACCGCTGTTGATTCAAGGTGAGACAGGCACGGGTAAAGAGATGCTAGCGCGAGCGTGTCATAATCGCTCAGATCGCGCAGAGCAACCGTTCCTAGTTCTTAGCTGTGCTTCGATGCCGGATGATGTGGCAGAAACAGAGCTGTTTGGTCACGGCTCGGCGACGTCTACGCACAAAGGTATTTTCGAGCAGGCAAATGGCGGCACCGTTTTCCTTGATGAAATTGGCGAGATGAGCCCTCATTTGCAGATCAAACTGCTTCGTCTGTTGCAAGATGGTCGTTTCCGCCGTGTAGGTGAAGAGCATGAGGTTCAAGTCGATGTTCGTGTGATTGCTTCAACACGTCATAAACTGGCTGACTTAGCTGAATCAGGCTCTTTCCGCGAAGACCTGTTTTATCGTCTTAACGTACTGACTGTTCATATTCCGCCATTGCGTGAGCGTACGACGGATATTGAACCGCTACTGGAGATGTTTGTCGCCAAATACGTTAGCCAGTTAGGTATGACTCGACCAAATATGGCCGATGATCTTATCGACCAACTTAACTCTTATAACTGGCCGGGCAATATGCGCCAGCTTGAAAATATGGTTCTGCGTGCACTTACTGAGCTGGAAAGCGATACATTGACTGTCGAGCTATTCCACTTGCCACAGATGGAAGCAGCGGTTGCCGCAGGTGCAACCCTGAGCTTAGACGGCTCGCTTGATGAAATCATGAAAGAGTACGAGTCAAAAGTATTGGAAAGACTTTATCAGTCA
- a CDS encoding YcjF family protein yields the protein MSEYKAKQVFDQTLHQEPQVQPELNAQMQFEPADKFVPTAVEEPNEASAEQNLEQVIRPKKGRRWLATGLLASFSGLVAWQAFDTVVQAAQSADWLALGWAGFISTLAALGIGAIGKELWKLRRLKNHFSVQEQSEALLQSDSVGQGKAFCQKLAADGGVQPESPSYDRWLNGLNASHSDAEILDMYDAIVVAEQDKIATQIVTRHATESAALVAISPLAMADMLLVAWRNFKMIDNLAQVYGIELGYWSRLQLFKSTLVNMAAAGASELAIDAGMDLMSMDLAGKLSARAGQGIGVGILTARLGIKAMSLLRPMPWSPDRAVKLSAIRKQIALKVAELTVK from the coding sequence ATGAGTGAGTACAAAGCAAAACAAGTCTTTGATCAGACTTTGCATCAAGAACCTCAAGTACAACCAGAACTCAATGCACAAATGCAGTTTGAGCCCGCAGATAAATTTGTACCCACAGCAGTGGAAGAGCCAAATGAGGCCTCAGCTGAGCAAAATTTAGAGCAAGTTATTCGTCCTAAGAAAGGGCGTCGTTGGTTAGCGACAGGTTTGTTGGCAAGTTTTTCTGGCTTAGTGGCGTGGCAAGCATTCGATACAGTTGTTCAAGCGGCTCAAAGCGCTGACTGGTTGGCACTTGGCTGGGCAGGGTTTATTTCTACTCTTGCTGCGCTGGGTATTGGGGCAATCGGCAAGGAGCTCTGGAAGTTACGTCGATTAAAAAACCACTTTTCTGTTCAAGAGCAAAGTGAAGCCTTGCTGCAAAGTGACAGTGTGGGTCAGGGCAAAGCCTTTTGCCAAAAACTAGCTGCAGACGGGGGCGTGCAACCCGAGTCTCCGAGTTATGACCGTTGGCTAAATGGATTGAACGCCTCGCACAGTGATGCAGAAATACTGGATATGTACGATGCGATTGTAGTGGCTGAGCAAGACAAAATCGCAACACAAATTGTCACGCGACATGCCACTGAATCGGCGGCGTTGGTCGCTATCAGCCCGTTGGCGATGGCGGATATGCTCTTAGTTGCTTGGCGCAACTTTAAGATGATTGATAACCTAGCACAGGTGTACGGTATAGAGCTGGGTTACTGGTCGCGATTGCAACTGTTTAAGTCGACGTTAGTGAATATGGCCGCGGCTGGAGCAAGTGAACTGGCTATCGATGCGGGCATGGATTTGATGTCGATGGATCTGGCTGGCAAGCTCTCTGCACGCGCTGGACAGGGCATTGGCGTTGGTATTTTAACCGCTCGTTTGGGGATTAAAGCCATGTCTTTGCTGCGTCCAATGCCTTGGAGCCCAGATAGGGCGGTGAAATTGTCGGCGATTCGCAAGCAAATCGCATTAAAAGTAGCCGAGCTAACAGTAAAATAG
- a CDS encoding PhzF family phenazine biosynthesis protein → MFVGESASGNPCGVMELDSWMLDSQLLQLTREAAQPVTSFITQIDGQFHIRWFSLEGEINLCGHGSLGAGAAILSKYKREQVVFQSKYGEVAISKKNDFYVLTLPSWERKACTMPEQTMGLATDVIDVFCTRDLVLVLPSVDSVAKFQPNYDSIKALSHYHALIVTAADGECGYVLRYFAPKIGIPEDFATGSAQCSLAPYWFDKLGASALSARQLSSAGGYLEVERVSDCFIEVFAHARLRS, encoded by the coding sequence GTGTTTGTAGGTGAATCGGCTTCTGGTAACCCTTGTGGCGTAATGGAACTTGATAGTTGGATGCTTGATTCTCAATTGCTTCAGTTAACTCGAGAAGCTGCCCAGCCAGTGACTTCTTTCATTACTCAAATAGATGGGCAATTTCATATTCGATGGTTTTCGCTGGAGGGAGAAATAAATCTCTGTGGCCATGGAAGCTTGGGAGCGGGCGCTGCAATTCTTTCCAAATACAAACGAGAGCAAGTGGTTTTTCAGAGTAAGTATGGTGAAGTTGCAATATCAAAGAAAAACGACTTTTACGTACTAACCTTGCCTAGTTGGGAAAGAAAGGCTTGTACTATGCCCGAGCAAACAATGGGCTTGGCGACTGATGTCATTGATGTGTTTTGTACTCGGGACTTAGTTTTGGTTTTGCCTTCTGTCGACTCAGTGGCAAAATTTCAACCTAACTATGACAGCATAAAAGCTCTAAGTCACTACCATGCGTTAATCGTCACTGCTGCAGATGGAGAGTGCGGTTATGTCTTAAGATACTTTGCTCCTAAAATCGGGATACCTGAAGATTTCGCTACAGGTTCAGCGCAATGTTCACTTGCGCCCTACTGGTTCGACAAACTTGGTGCAAGCGCACTGAGTGCACGGCAGTTATCAAGTGCTGGTGGCTATTTGGAAGTGGAGCGTGTGTCAGATTGCTTCATTGAAGTGTTCGCGCATGCAAGGTTGCGATCTTAA
- a CDS encoding HPP family protein has product MNHYVSALVAGVGASITIGLLLMVEANIESTVLVMAPFGATAVLVFGLPQSPLAQPKNVIFGHLITASIGIVFSQYVGVTPMSLAIATGLGITCMLVSKTTHPPAGANPILIMLAGYGWSFLVTPVLIGSVVIVLMSKGLQKIQQYSLKSES; this is encoded by the coding sequence ATGAATCATTATGTTTCCGCATTAGTTGCAGGAGTTGGGGCATCTATTACTATTGGTCTTCTTCTGATGGTAGAAGCTAATATCGAGAGTACAGTTTTGGTAATGGCGCCATTTGGGGCAACTGCAGTACTCGTTTTTGGTTTGCCGCAGAGTCCACTTGCTCAACCCAAAAATGTGATTTTTGGTCACTTGATCACAGCAAGTATTGGAATAGTGTTTTCTCAGTATGTTGGTGTGACACCAATGAGTTTAGCTATTGCGACAGGGTTAGGGATTACATGTATGTTAGTCTCTAAAACAACACATCCTCCAGCAGGAGCAAATCCCATTCTAATTATGTTGGCTGGCTACGGATGGTCATTCTTGGTTACTCCGGTCTTGATTGGCTCTGTGGTGATAGTTTTGATGAGCAAAGGTCTTCAAAAAATACAACAATACAGTTTAAAATCAGAGAGCTAA
- a CDS encoding TetR/AcrR family transcriptional regulator yields the protein MSKKRDLLLSTALELFYRHGINSIGINEVIKVSGVAKKTLYSHFNSKEDLVLKALEKRHLAFMQWLESKLENTSSNSEVIDTLFSALEAWFDGKEPELGDFNGCFFINTSAEFHEAKSEISRYCSFHKAQVRQLIQSKLSGNSEDLLNAICLLKEGAITTAYMTGASSEVIENSVKILRRLEC from the coding sequence ATGAGCAAAAAACGAGACTTACTACTAAGCACAGCATTAGAGCTTTTTTACCGACACGGCATTAATTCCATTGGCATTAATGAAGTAATCAAGGTTTCTGGTGTAGCTAAGAAAACACTCTACAGCCACTTCAATAGCAAAGAAGATTTGGTACTTAAGGCGTTGGAGAAAAGACACCTTGCCTTTATGCAATGGTTAGAATCGAAACTGGAAAACACATCTAGTAATAGTGAGGTGATTGACACACTATTTAGTGCTTTGGAAGCTTGGTTCGACGGTAAAGAACCTGAATTAGGCGATTTTAATGGGTGCTTCTTTATTAACACTTCTGCGGAGTTCCATGAGGCTAAAAGTGAAATATCCCGCTATTGTAGTTTCCACAAAGCGCAAGTACGGCAGTTGATACAAAGTAAACTAAGTGGGAATTCTGAAGATTTGCTTAATGCGATTTGTTTACTAAAAGAAGGCGCGATCACAACAGCTTACATGACTGGGGCAAGTTCTGAAGTCATAGAGAACAGTGTAAAAATCTTACGCCGTCTTGAGTGCTAA
- a CDS encoding fumarate hydratase, which produces MTVIRREDVISSVADALQYISYYHPLDFVQALEQAYHREQSQAAKDAIAQILINSRMSAEGHRPICQDTGIVTCFVNIGMGVQWDDTDMTVQQMVDEGVRQAYTNPDNPLRASVLKDPAGKRINTKDNTPAVVHINMVPGDKVEIQIAAKGGGSENKTKMVMLNPSDDIAEWVEKTLPLMGAGWCPPGMLGIGIGGTAEKAAVLAKESLMEHIDIHELIERGPQNAEEELRLDIFNRVNRLGIGAQGLGGLTTVVDVKIKTAPTHAASKPVCLIPNCAATRHVHFTLDGSGPAELTPPKLEDWPDITWEAGESTRRVNLDTITKEEAMEWKTGETLLLSGKILTGRDAAHKRLQTMLDNGEGLPEGVDLKGKFIYYVGPVDAVGDEVVGPAGPTTSTRMDKFTDMMLEQTGIMGMIGKAERGPATVESIKQHKSVYLMAVGGAAYLVAKAIKKARVVAFEDLGMEAIYEFEVEDMPVTVAVDSNGANAHQIGPDTWKVKIQEMEA; this is translated from the coding sequence ATGACAGTAATCCGCAGAGAGGATGTGATCAGCAGTGTCGCTGATGCACTTCAGTACATTTCTTACTACCATCCGCTTGATTTTGTTCAGGCTCTAGAGCAAGCCTATCATCGTGAGCAAAGCCAAGCCGCGAAAGACGCCATCGCGCAAATCCTAATAAATTCACGTATGTCGGCAGAGGGGCATCGTCCTATCTGTCAGGATACGGGAATCGTAACCTGTTTTGTTAATATCGGTATGGGCGTTCAGTGGGACGACACTGATATGACGGTTCAGCAGATGGTGGATGAAGGGGTTCGCCAAGCCTATACCAATCCAGATAACCCGTTACGCGCATCGGTGTTAAAAGACCCTGCGGGTAAACGTATTAATACCAAAGACAACACACCAGCTGTCGTGCACATCAATATGGTGCCCGGTGATAAGGTCGAGATTCAAATTGCAGCCAAAGGTGGTGGCAGTGAGAACAAGACTAAAATGGTGATGCTCAACCCGTCTGACGATATCGCAGAGTGGGTAGAGAAAACATTGCCGCTGATGGGGGCGGGATGGTGCCCACCAGGTATGTTGGGGATCGGTATTGGTGGCACAGCTGAAAAAGCGGCAGTGCTCGCCAAAGAGTCATTGATGGAACATATTGATATCCACGAGCTTATCGAGAGAGGCCCACAAAACGCAGAAGAAGAGTTGCGATTGGATATCTTTAACCGCGTGAACCGTCTCGGTATTGGTGCGCAAGGTCTTGGCGGCTTAACTACCGTGGTGGATGTAAAGATTAAAACTGCCCCAACTCATGCTGCCTCTAAGCCAGTTTGCTTGATTCCAAACTGCGCCGCGACACGTCATGTGCATTTCACCCTTGATGGTAGTGGGCCAGCAGAGTTAACACCGCCTAAACTTGAAGATTGGCCAGATATTACATGGGAAGCGGGTGAAAGCACGCGCCGTGTTAATCTTGATACGATCACGAAAGAAGAAGCGATGGAGTGGAAAACGGGCGAAACTCTGTTGCTCTCGGGCAAAATTTTAACTGGTCGCGATGCTGCCCATAAACGCTTGCAAACCATGCTGGATAATGGCGAAGGTCTGCCTGAAGGTGTCGATCTTAAAGGTAAGTTTATTTACTACGTTGGCCCTGTCGACGCAGTCGGTGATGAAGTGGTGGGGCCTGCGGGGCCAACAACATCAACCCGTATGGATAAGTTTACTGACATGATGCTTGAGCAAACGGGCATCATGGGCATGATAGGTAAAGCAGAACGCGGACCGGCAACCGTTGAGTCTATTAAGCAGCATAAATCGGTGTATCTGATGGCTGTTGGTGGTGCGGCATATTTGGTGGCTAAAGCGATCAAAAAAGCCCGTGTTGTCGCGTTTGAAGATCTTGGTATGGAAGCGATTTACGAATTTGAAGTTGAAGATATGCCAGTCACAGTCGCGGTGGATTCAAACGGTGCAAATGCCCACCAAATTGGTCCTGATACGTGGAAGGTGAAAATCCAAGAGATGGAAGCTTGA
- the pabB gene encoding aminodeoxychorismate synthase component 1, with product MNNTQPNCLQINQVKYSPDLAHRLFAPISDLSWAMLLRSASNEHIDSRFDILVANPIATLTTHGEETQVCELDQGYQSQSDPFHLIDELQQRHLPAMDYHGELPFIGGALGYFSYDLGRRVEKLPSLAQQDLHSPDMVVGLYEWAVVIDHQLQQAWVVGQNIEQHWQWLQQQQAKHTDKFQLCANWQSNMSEAQYHAKFAQVQEYLLSGDCYQINLAQRFSAPYQGSEWQAYCQLEGVNQAPFSAFVRTDFGAILSVSPERFLQVNQGVIETKPIKGTRPRYNDPEQDRASALELANAEKDQAENLMIVDLLRNDVGRVARPGSVHVPKLFDIESFPAVHHLVSTIKAELNDGYHALDLLRASFPGGSITGAPKVRAMEIIEELEPHRRNAYCGSIGYISRHGRMDTSITIRTLVAENGHLHVWAGGGLVADSQAASEYQETLDKLSRILPVLA from the coding sequence ATGAATAACACTCAGCCAAATTGCTTACAAATCAATCAAGTTAAATACTCTCCAGATTTAGCTCATCGCCTATTTGCCCCCATTTCAGACCTGAGTTGGGCAATGCTGTTACGCTCGGCCTCCAATGAGCATATCGACAGTCGATTTGATATTCTGGTGGCTAACCCAATTGCGACGCTGACTACCCACGGTGAAGAGACGCAGGTGTGCGAATTAGACCAAGGTTATCAATCACAAAGTGACCCATTTCATCTAATTGACGAGCTTCAGCAGCGTCATTTGCCAGCAATGGATTACCACGGTGAACTGCCATTTATTGGTGGGGCGTTAGGCTACTTCTCCTACGATCTTGGTCGCCGCGTTGAAAAACTCCCAAGCCTTGCTCAACAAGACTTACATAGCCCAGACATGGTTGTGGGTCTGTATGAGTGGGCGGTGGTGATCGACCACCAGCTGCAGCAAGCATGGGTGGTGGGACAAAATATTGAACAGCATTGGCAATGGTTGCAACAGCAGCAAGCCAAGCACACCGATAAGTTTCAACTGTGTGCAAATTGGCAGTCTAATATGAGTGAAGCACAATACCATGCGAAGTTTGCCCAAGTTCAAGAGTATTTACTCTCTGGCGATTGCTACCAAATCAATTTGGCACAACGTTTTTCTGCGCCATACCAAGGCAGTGAGTGGCAGGCGTATTGCCAACTAGAGGGCGTAAACCAAGCACCATTCTCCGCATTTGTGCGCACCGACTTTGGCGCGATTCTCAGCGTCTCCCCTGAGCGCTTTTTGCAGGTCAATCAAGGCGTGATTGAAACTAAGCCGATTAAAGGTACGCGCCCAAGATACAACGACCCCGAGCAAGACCGCGCATCAGCGCTAGAGCTTGCCAATGCAGAAAAAGATCAAGCTGAGAACTTGATGATCGTTGACCTACTGCGCAATGATGTTGGTCGTGTTGCGCGCCCTGGCAGCGTCCATGTTCCTAAGCTGTTTGATATAGAGAGCTTCCCTGCGGTTCATCACCTTGTGAGCACCATTAAAGCGGAATTAAACGACGGCTATCACGCCCTAGATCTATTGCGTGCTAGCTTTCCTGGCGGTTCGATTACTGGCGCACCGAAAGTGCGAGCAATGGAGATTATCGAAGAGCTTGAACCACATCGCCGTAACGCCTATTGCGGCAGCATTGGCTATATCAGCCGCCACGGCAGAATGGACACCAGTATCACGATTCGTACTCTGGTTGCTGAAAACGGACACTTGCACGTATGGGCCGGTGGCGGATTAGTTGCTGATAGCCAAGCCGCTTCTGAATACCAAGAGACGCTTGATAAACTCAGCCGCATTCTTCCGGTACTCGCTTAA
- a CDS encoding DUF1428 domain-containing protein: protein MSFVDGFVAAVPTANKKQYLAHIAIAAEMFKDYGALQVVEAWGNEVPDGELTSFPLAVKAKTDETVVFSWVVWPSKEVRDSAWPKIEEDPRMKPENNPMPFDGKRIIYGGFDIILDR from the coding sequence ATGTCATTTGTTGATGGATTTGTAGCCGCAGTTCCGACTGCGAATAAAAAGCAATATTTGGCTCATATCGCTATAGCTGCTGAAATGTTTAAAGATTACGGTGCGTTACAAGTTGTAGAAGCATGGGGAAATGAAGTACCTGATGGCGAACTTACCTCATTTCCATTGGCGGTAAAAGCTAAGACAGATGAAACAGTGGTGTTCTCATGGGTTGTGTGGCCTTCAAAGGAAGTACGAGATTCAGCTTGGCCTAAAATTGAGGAAGATCCTCGAATGAAGCCAGAAAATAACCCTATGCCATTTGATGGTAAGCGTATTATCTATGGTGGCTTTGATATTATCTTAGACAGATAG
- a CDS encoding DUF1643 domain-containing protein → MSAEFSNDTEQSLRFSLKKVWGNGEKKALFILLNPSKADIVRMDNTFSNVVNYCVDANFDAVTVVNLFPYRATEPKDLVGKYDLGLSENIKVFQRELELANEVFIAWGTEHKKYSQAKKRFESVLKESANGKRISCWYDEKGNYPKHLRILGKNWVNKDYQFVFESVT, encoded by the coding sequence GTGTCTGCTGAATTCTCAAACGACACCGAGCAAAGCTTACGTTTTTCTCTTAAAAAAGTTTGGGGAAACGGTGAAAAGAAAGCTTTGTTTATACTATTGAACCCAAGTAAAGCAGATATAGTCCGAATGGATAATACTTTCTCCAATGTAGTTAACTATTGCGTGGATGCTAATTTTGATGCTGTGACAGTCGTGAATCTGTTTCCCTACAGAGCGACAGAGCCCAAGGATTTAGTTGGGAAGTACGATTTAGGGCTTTCAGAAAACATAAAGGTGTTTCAGCGTGAACTTGAACTAGCCAATGAGGTGTTCATTGCGTGGGGCACTGAACATAAGAAATATAGCCAAGCGAAGAAGAGGTTTGAGTCTGTTCTTAAAGAAAGTGCTAATGGGAAGCGTATTTCTTGTTGGTATGATGAAAAAGGAAATTATCCCAAGCATTTGCGTATTCTAGGCAAGAACTGGGTAAATAAAGACTATCAGTTTGTCTTTGAGTCAGTTACATAA
- a CDS encoding Txe/YoeB family addiction module toxin has product MSSGQRLLSWTDDAWDDYLYWQTQDKKTLKRINKLINDVKRSLFEGIGKPEALKENLSGFWSRRIDDTNRLVYAVDDQVITIISCRYHY; this is encoded by the coding sequence ATGAGTAGTGGTCAACGTTTACTATCTTGGACTGACGATGCTTGGGATGACTACTTGTACTGGCAAACCCAAGACAAGAAAACACTGAAACGCATCAACAAGCTGATCAACGATGTTAAGCGTTCGCTATTTGAGGGCATTGGTAAGCCTGAGGCACTAAAAGAAAACTTATCTGGTTTTTGGTCTCGTCGTATTGATGACACCAATAGGCTTGTCTATGCCGTTGATGATCAAGTAATCACGATAATCTCGTGTCGCTACCATTACTAA